In Pseudoroseomonas cervicalis, the DNA window AGCAGCGCCTGCACGCCGCCGCACATGGCGTGGCCGAGCACGATGATGCGCGGCACCTGCAGCACGCAGACGGCGAATTCCAGCGCCGCGCTGGTGCCGTGATAGTCGCCATCCGGCTTGTAAGGCGGCACCAGATTGGCAACGTTGCGCACGATGAACAGCTCGCCCGGGGCGGCGTTGAACACCATGCCCGGATCGACGCGGCTGTCGGAGCAGGAGATCACCAGCGCCTTCGGGCTCTGCCCGTCGCGCGCCAGGGTCTGGAACAGGCGGCGGCGCTCCGGCCAGACCTCCTCGCGGAAGCGGCGATAGCCGGCGAAGAGGTCGTCCAGGGGGGCGGCGCCAGAATCGGTCGGGTCGGTCATCGATGTCTCCCTCGGCGCGCGATGTAGGGGGACGGGACCGGTTTGGACAGGGGCTTGGCCGTGCAGCCTGCCCCGGCCGTTGCGCAAGGCGGCGGGTTGCAGCCTGAGCGTGACAAGGCGCCGCATGGGATGCATGCGCTGGCGGCGGGACGTTCGCGGGGATTTCCATTGCATCGGGGGCCGCTTGCCCGCCAAAGGGGCGGCCGGCATCCGGCCTGCCCGGCGCCCCCTTCGGCCGCGACCCGGCCGGCGGCGCCAGGGCGCAGGCCCGACCTTCTCTCTTTCCGCGGAGGGCCGCCGGGCCCTCCGACCCTGACCAGGACCGTGTCATGATCAGATCCCGGCCCGTCGAAATCGACGGCCGTTTCGTCGGCATCGCCATCGCCCAGGAGGGCGGCTGGCGCTTCCTTGCCACCGACCCCGCCGCGCGCGGGGCGGAGGGCGAGGTGTTTCCGGGTGTGGCGGAGATGCGCCGCCGCGTGCAGGCGGCGCTGATCGAAAGCCGCATCGCGCCGCAGCGCCGCAGCGCCTGAAGGCCGGCGGGAACGCCCGCCCGCCCGCCCGGTTCCTTGCATGTCCGCGCCGCCCGTCGGCGCCGCCACAGTCAAGGAGACGAGCATGGTCACCACCGTCGGCACCGAGAGCAGCTTCCCCAAGCTGGTGCGCAACCTGCTGCTGCTGGAGCATGACGCGATCGCCGCCTATGACCAGACGATCGCGCGGCTGGACAACCCCGCCTACAAGCAGCAGGTCGCCAGCTTCAAGGCGGACCACGACCGGCATGTGATGGAGCTGACCCGGCTGGCCGACAGCCTGGGCACCGAGGCGCCGACCGAGGGCGACGCCAAGCAGCTGCTGACCACCGGCAAGGTGGCGCTGGCCAGTATCATGGGCGACAGCGCCACGCTGCAGGCGATGCGCTCCAATGAGGAGGACACCGTCACCGCCTATGAGCGGGCCTCGCAGCACCAGGAGGTGCCGGCGGAGGCGCGGCGCATCTTCGAGCAGGCGCTGCATGACGAGCGCCGCCACCGCGCCTGGATGGACGAGACCTCGCGCGCCGCCTGAGCGGCCGGCGGAGGCAGGGCCGGCGGCGACGCCGGCCCGTTTTCGTTCTCACGCAGACGCGCCTTGCATCCCGCGGGCGAAAGCTGCTCTGCTGCCGGCGTGACGCAGAAATCCCCCCCGCGCGGCACGC includes these proteins:
- a CDS encoding carbonic anhydrase; protein product: MTDPTDSGAAPLDDLFAGYRRFREEVWPERRRLFQTLARDGQSPKALVISCSDSRVDPGMVFNAAPGELFIVRNVANLVPPYKPDGDYHGTSAALEFAVCVLQVPRIIVLGHAMCGGVQALLRGFPPGAQDFVEPWMTGIAAEARRRTLECVAVDSEAAQATCELETVKLSLRNLMTFPWVASRVADGTLTLHGGSFDIRSGVLSRLAEDGSFVAVG
- a CDS encoding ferritin-like domain-containing protein; translated protein: MVTTVGTESSFPKLVRNLLLLEHDAIAAYDQTIARLDNPAYKQQVASFKADHDRHVMELTRLADSLGTEAPTEGDAKQLLTTGKVALASIMGDSATLQAMRSNEEDTVTAYERASQHQEVPAEARRIFEQALHDERRHRAWMDETSRAA